The following is a genomic window from Corvus moneduloides isolate bCorMon1 chromosome 7, bCorMon1.pri, whole genome shotgun sequence.
AGCTacattgaaataaattaaacacaATAGTGAGGATcgtgctgctttttttttttttctttttttgcctttcccccctccctccctctctttctctcctttaaaCATGGCTTGGTAAGAATAGGCAAACCAAATCGACAGAAagccaggcaaaaaaaaaaaaaaaaaaagatttaaaaactcATCCCCCAGTGCCTGCCACTCAGCCATCGGcaataaaaccaaacaataaaaaaggcATGAAATGAAACTCTGagttttctttcaggtttttttgtttgtttgttcgcttgtctttttgtttttgtttgtttttttttttacctttcgCCCCCgaataagaaagaaaaccccaaagatGGCTAAAGGCGCCGCGGGTTTCGCTGGGGATGCTCCGGTGAGGGGGATCCAGCGCCGGCACCGCTCCGCATCCGCCGTGCCCATCGCAGCCAAGGCAGCACAAGGGTGTCCAAAGCGGGGCAGCCGCGTAATaaatatctctgtgtgtgtgtgtgtgtgtttgtgtgtctcTTCCAGCGTGTGATATTCCCTGCTCCGAACCCAAACAGTTCCCAAGCCTCTTCCCCTCGCAGGCTCTCGGTGAGTGGAAAGTTTTGCTTTAAAGTTCGATTTGCCACGCGCTCGCgcagggtttggtttgggggtttttttgtgtttttttagggtttttttctggtgggttttttgttgttgttgttggtttggtggtgtggtttttttgggttggtttttttttttttttcttctctcgGCTTTGTTTTTATTCAGGCGGGTTGCTTTGAAACCCCGGGTTGGAAACTTTTCCCTTAAAAACCTGTGGATCTGAGGGTAGGAGGGATCAGGGTCGGGcttgctccagctgctggtgctgacTCCTGATCGCAAACCTGCTGACGTGCACCGGGATGGGGACCACGATCTTAGGGTTTCGGGAAGGTTCCCCTGTCTTGGAGTTGGCGTTGCCCGCCTTGACCCGTTTCCATTTCGCCCGTCTGTTCTGGAACCAGATTTTCACCTGCACCTCGCTGAGTTTGAGGGCGTGGGCGATCTGGGACCTCTCTGTCAGGGACAGGTACTTTTTGCAGTGAaactccttctccagctccagcagctgctcgcTGGTGAAGGCTGTTCGCCTCCGCCGGTTTTTGCCCGTGGATGTGGTGTTGGTGGAattgggggggttttgggggttttcctcGAGCGCGTTGCCAGAGTCCTCTTCCTTGTGAGCCGCCTGGCCGGGGATGTTGTCGTCCGAACTATAATCTAGATCGCTGTCCATGGAGAAACTTTCCTCCTTGCCTTTTGCGTCCTCTTCTGCTTTGGCGTCCTCCTTGCCCTGGCCCCGGAGAGCCCCGGCTGGGAACGAAGCAGAGGCCTCTCGTTAGCACCCCGCACCCTCCGTGCCGCGGCGCCCCCCGCCCTGCAGCTCCATCACCCCAAAATTGATGGCTTGGGGattctttccccccaccccgTTTTTTGCCGGCGCACCTTTCGGTCGGATTGATTTTATCGATAGTTTTccgagcggcggcgggagcTCAACCCTCCCTTCTCCTCGGCCCGGCGGCCCCCCGGGGCCGGCCCCGTCTCCTCCCGGGGGTTCCCCCCCGTCCCCCCGAGCATCCCTCGCAACCGGGGCAATGCGCGGAGCGGGCAGCGGCCCCCGGTCCCCCCCCGGCGGCCCCAGCGCTCACTCACCGAGGGAAGCCTGGACGGCGTCGGCGGCGGGGAAAGGCAGGAGGGCTCCGTCCTTGCCCAGGAAGGCTTTGCCATCGTCGCCGCCGCCGTCCGGGGGTATCCCCTCGGCTTTCTCGAAGTTCCCCGGGGGCGCGAACTTCCTGGCGGCCTCCTGGTGCTGCGGAGAGGCGGGGAAGGTGCCGGGCAGCGTGGCCATGAGCGTGGAGGTGAGAGCCATGccctgggccaggctggagcagaagcCGGAGGGCAGGCTGGGCAGCTGGTGGTGGTGCGGGTGCGCGGGGGGCAGCGCGGGCTGCAGCGCGCCCTGCGGCAgcgccggcggcggcggcggcggcggcggcagcaccACGGGCCGGTACGGCATGAACATGGGGTACCCGGTGTACACGAAGGGcccgggggcgggcggcggggggctGCCGATCAGCGAGTCGATGCTGAAGGCCGTGCTGCTTCCCAGCGGGCGCTGCATCATCATCAGCGAGGGCTGGAAAGCCGCGCTCATgccggagcggcggcgggagcgaGCGAGCGaccaccttcctcctcctcctcctcctcctcctcctcctcctcctgatgctgctcggcggcggcggcggcggcgtcCTCGCTGCCCTCAGCGCGGCGCAGCGCCCACGCGCGGGGCAGAgccggggcggagcggggccgcggcccGACAGCTCGGCGGCCGCCCGCACAtcggggccgccccgcccgcgccctGCGcccccgcggagccgccgccgccgctctgCCCGCCCGCGCTCCCCCGCGCCCATTCACATTTTGGCCGCCTGGGAACCCGGCCCGCCCCACGTggccgccgccgcggccgcccaTTGGCTGAGAGGGAGAGGGGGCGGGGCTTGGCGCCgaggccccgccccgcgcccccgccccgctcacGGCGCCCCGGACGGGGCGGCCCACGCGTGATGGGCCCGCGGGCACCTCCGCGGTCCCCAGGGCGGTGACATCGCCCCAGACACACCGATGCGCTGCCTCCACGCCACTCAAACACCCCtgcttgtattttttccccaaccttttttttttttaattttttaaaattctctctctctcccctcttcccccccctttttttttctttttttttctttttttttttctttttccttttttttttttttttttttctgaaaagcccCCAAATAGGCTCCATGTGGTTCTGGGTAAAGTCAGCCCCTGGCTTGGCTTTGAAATTGCTTCTGCAATTATGTAAAAGAGCCATTCAGCAACACGGCGGAATTAAAAGCGATGGAGGGCTGCTCCCTTTTCTCCGGCGAGCTTCTCATGTTGGCCGGCTCAAAGCCTTTTCCAACACGATGTCTTTGGCGAGGACAAAagctggaacaaaaaaaaaaaaaaaaaaagggggggaaaagagaaaaaaaaaaagcccccaaacttGTAAATTGAACGTCAAGGGAACTTTACACAATTTCAAAGGCCATAAATAATGATAAAGGGACCAGGCGAAGAGGCAAACCCAGGCAATTAATGGAGGTTCCCAAGCAAAGATCAAGtggtttggaaaataaaattaaatgcaaaaaaaaaaaaaaaaaaagagggaggggggggaaaaaaagaaaaaggaggggagTTGGCTGGGGGTGGGATCCCTCCTGCCTTTGGGAAGTTGAAGTCTTCCCGGGACAAtggtgctggctgtgccccTGGGCTTGGCTTTGGGGGGGTTCTGCCGACAAACCCTGGCTCAAAGTGGCTTTTGGCTAGGGGGAGGGTCCCCCAAAACCTAAGGATCAGCAGGAGATCCCGCTCCTGCCTGGCCTGTCGGCTTGGGAAGCTCTTAATGACCCGCCGCTAATTGATGCCCGTGTTTTCCAGGAGAGGATGGCAGATGTCGTGCCGGGGGCCTGCACATCCCGGCAGGAAGGTGCCACCCCGGTGGCAGCTGGGCTGCTAGGTGCCAAGGGTGGGGACAACCATGCTCTGTCCCCCAAACCCTACCCCTCTCAGCCAGGCGCCCTCCAGACCCCCTAAAACACATCCCAAAGCTGCACATCCCAAAGGAGCTCCCTCTCAAAGCTTTTGCCGCCCCAAAATGAGCCCTGTGGGATTTGGGTCCCAGCCCTCAGCGTGTGGCATCTGCAgtgccccctcccctccccccccccccccaagaaaAATACCCTTTCTCTGCTAACTCCCGCCCCCAAATCTTGTTGTCTTCCCgaagcacagggctgggagctgcccccCGCCCCGTGCCCGGATATCTGGGTCAGTTTATCCCTCAGCCACCATCTGAAAACGTTCTTTTCTCGGCAGAAACAATTAGGGGGGAGGTTTATTACTTTTGGGCCTCGGCTCAGTTTTTGCTGCCCAGTCCCGCATCTGGCTTCCCATCCCTGGCTGGATGCAGCTTTTGGGGTGCCGAGCCCTGCTGGTCGCCCACAGCACGGATTTTGGGATTTCCCTCTTCCCCGGTGCTGCCTTTCTGCCGGAGGAACAGCTTTTCCCGGAGGTGTGGGACAGGGTGGGCACGgccatgggagcagctgccgctggggatggggaggggggggttgTGTGATGTGTGTGCACAAACACTTTTGGGGCCCATCTCCGACTTCAAGGGACTGGGAAAAGTTTACTTATccagctcatttccatatgTCCTGGCTCCGTCTTGCGGAGGCCACCATATGTGCAGCAGTGCGGCGCTCGGGATTTTTCCCAGCGCCGGAGAGGGTGGGATTTTCCCCGTGGATGCTTCGTGGCCGCTGTTcctctccca
Proteins encoded in this region:
- the GBX2 gene encoding homeobox protein GBX-2 translates to MSAAFQPSLMMMQRPLGSSTAFSIDSLIGSPPPPAPGPFVYTGYPMFMPYRPVVLPPPPPPPPALPQGALQPALPPAHPHHHQLPSLPSGFCSSLAQGMALTSTLMATLPGTFPASPQHQEAARKFAPPGNFEKAEGIPPDGGGDDGKAFLGKDGALLPFPAADAVQASLAGALRGQGKEDAKAEEDAKGKEESFSMDSDLDYSSDDNIPGQAAHKEEDSGNALEENPQNPPNSTNTTSTGKNRRRRTAFTSEQLLELEKEFHCKKYLSLTERSQIAHALKLSEVQVKIWFQNRRAKWKRVKAGNANSKTGEPSRNPKIVVPIPVHVSRFAIRSQHQQLEQARP